A window of the Ostrea edulis chromosome 1, xbOstEdul1.1, whole genome shotgun sequence genome harbors these coding sequences:
- the LOC130055197 gene encoding uncharacterized protein LOC130055197, whose product MVELSTPTKQSKIDCFICFSKEVVTFKLAGRKLLAEDFNSKLNEILGAKVVGALCAMDAAVCRNCYGKVLKLNDFLHKTRSSASSYIATGASTTKKGMLSPITPKSLAVTDSVSTVRGTSRKQLKLFQLSKDIDFCVSVPEEVPFFDQDHDHSYVTMQEAGHDDVKEKQTLQCLTDIFTERENVKEGDILRTLRSQSFQLTTKSVPFGSVLYFKGPNQVVEKEDLIFDIISELKTRLPFLLQVFMTIAVPNSQKIKPSIIPVLASCYAILMKNRSQYLTVYHKMTSAIAAEAGLDDDRVQCFYILCT is encoded by the exons ATGGTGGAATTATCCACTCCAACAAAACAATCaaagattgattgttttatttgtttttcgaAAGAAGTTGTGACATTTAAATTAGCAGGACGAAAACTGTTGGCAGAGGATTTTAATTCTAAACTAAATGAAATCCTAGGTGCAAAGGTAGTGGGTGCTTTGTGTGCTATGGATGCAGCAGTTTGCCGAAATTGTTACGGTAAGGTGTTGAAGTTAAACGATTTTCTTCACAAGACTAGATCCTCGGCTTCATCTTACATAGCAACGGGTGCTTCAACAACTAAAAAGGGTATGTTGTCACCAATAACCCCAAAATCACTTGCCGTCACCGACTCAGTGTCCACGGTGCGTGGAACTTCACGAAAACAACTCAAATTGTTTCAACTGTCAAAAGATATAGATTTCTGTGTGTCTGTGCCTGAAGAAGTGCCTTTCTTTGACCAGGATCACGATCACTCGTATGTGACAATGCAGGAAGCTGGTCATGATGATGTGAAGGAGAAACAGACACTACAGTGTTTGACAGATATTTTTACTGAACGAGAAAATGTAAAAGAAGGTGATATTCTAAGAACATTGAGGTCTCAGTCATTCCAATTGACAACAAAGTCTGTTCCTTTTGGATCTGTTCTTTACTTCAAGGGTCCAAACCAAGTGGTGGAAAAAGAAgatttgatatttgacattATATCTGAATTGAAAACGAG ATTGCCTTTTCTGCTACAAGTATTCATGACTATTGCTGTTCCAAATTCCCAGAAAATCAAGCCTTCAATTATTCCTGTATTAGCATCATGCTATGCTATCTTGATGAAAAATAGAAGTCAGTATCTTACCGTATATCACAAAATGACTTCAGCAATAGCTGCCGAAGCTGGACTTGATGATGACAGGGTACAGTGTTTCTacattttatgtacataa